Proteins from one Deinococcus sp. AB2017081 genomic window:
- a CDS encoding AAA family ATPase has translation MIGEHLQVTVGRAADYAREAGHEYVTQEHLLLALTHDPEAREALLALGVDVPRLRDDLQDALADLEVVDDAEPDFTLGVHRVVQGAVLQLHASGKGHEQADGARVLAELLEEPDSPARAALEAQGVSRLDVLSYVSHGVAKVDGRGRERVTAGVDGPDAGAEAEPQQSPLEAYAANLTEQARAGEFDPVIGRDPELERVVHILARRGKNNPVLVGEPGVGKTALAEGLAQRVADGKAPGFLRGASVYALDLGALLAGTRFRGDFEQRLKGVLAELDGQNAVLFIDELHILVGAGATEGGSVDAANLLKPALARGRLRVLGATTPAELRHLEKDRALWRRFQTVEVPEPSEADALAILRGLAGRYAEHHGVTYTDPALDAAVRLSVRHLRDRFLPDKAIDVLDEAGAARSSAGTGGVIDVPDIEATVARMARVPVGAVKAEEISSLATLEADLKTRVYGQDEAVSAVASAVKLARAGLRDVQKPQGMFLFAGPTGVGKTELARALADRLGVPLTRFDMSEYQEPHTVARLIGAPPGYVGFDQGGLLTDAVAKSPHAVLLLDEIEKAHPDVYNIFLQLMDHGTLTDHAGKKVDGRGLVLIFTTNAGAADASRPALGFSREGRASESAEAVKRTFTPEFRNRLDAVIHFRPLSREVMTGVVDKFLRELAAQLAERNVTMTVTDAARARLAELGYDPTMGARPLARVIEERVKRPLADELLFGRLKDGGAVTVDVGAQGFDLR, from the coding sequence ATGATCGGTGAACATCTGCAGGTGACGGTGGGGCGGGCGGCGGACTACGCCCGCGAGGCGGGACACGAGTACGTGACGCAGGAGCACCTGCTGCTGGCCCTGACCCACGATCCCGAGGCGCGGGAGGCGCTGCTGGCCCTGGGGGTGGACGTGCCCCGCCTGCGCGACGACCTCCAGGACGCGCTGGCTGATCTGGAGGTCGTCGACGATGCCGAACCGGACTTCACGCTGGGGGTTCACCGGGTCGTGCAGGGCGCGGTGCTGCAACTGCACGCCAGTGGCAAGGGCCACGAGCAGGCCGACGGTGCGCGGGTGCTGGCCGAGCTGCTGGAGGAACCCGACAGCCCGGCCCGCGCCGCGCTGGAGGCGCAGGGCGTGTCGCGTCTGGACGTCCTGAGCTACGTGTCGCACGGCGTGGCGAAGGTGGACGGCCGGGGCCGCGAGCGGGTCACGGCGGGCGTGGACGGCCCGGACGCTGGAGCCGAGGCCGAACCGCAGCAGAGTCCGCTGGAGGCCTACGCCGCGAACCTGACCGAACAGGCGCGGGCCGGCGAGTTCGATCCGGTGATCGGCCGCGACCCCGAGCTGGAGCGGGTCGTGCACATCCTGGCGCGGCGCGGCAAGAACAACCCGGTGCTGGTGGGCGAGCCGGGCGTGGGCAAGACCGCGCTGGCCGAGGGCCTTGCACAGCGCGTGGCCGACGGCAAGGCACCGGGCTTCCTGAGGGGCGCGTCGGTGTATGCGCTGGATCTGGGGGCGCTGCTGGCCGGTACCCGCTTCCGGGGCGATTTCGAGCAGCGTCTGAAGGGCGTACTGGCCGAGCTGGACGGGCAGAACGCGGTGCTGTTCATCGACGAACTGCACATCCTGGTCGGGGCCGGGGCCACCGAGGGCGGCAGCGTGGACGCCGCGAACCTCCTGAAGCCGGCGCTGGCGCGGGGCAGACTGCGCGTGCTGGGCGCGACCACCCCGGCCGAACTGCGCCACCTGGAAAAAGACCGGGCGCTGTGGCGGCGCTTCCAGACCGTCGAGGTGCCCGAGCCGTCCGAGGCCGACGCCCTGGCGATCCTGCGCGGGCTGGCCGGGCGCTATGCCGAGCACCACGGGGTCACGTACACCGATCCGGCGCTGGACGCGGCGGTGCGGCTGTCGGTGCGGCACCTGCGCGACCGCTTCCTGCCGGACAAGGCCATTGATGTCCTTGACGAGGCCGGCGCAGCCCGCAGCAGTGCGGGCACGGGCGGCGTGATCGACGTGCCGGACATCGAGGCGACCGTGGCGCGCATGGCCCGTGTGCCGGTCGGCGCGGTGAAGGCCGAGGAGATCAGCTCGCTGGCGACCCTGGAGGCCGACCTGAAGACCCGCGTGTACGGCCAGGACGAGGCGGTCAGCGCGGTCGCGTCGGCGGTCAAGCTGGCGCGGGCGGGCCTGCGCGACGTGCAGAAGCCGCAGGGCATGTTCCTGTTCGCCGGGCCGACCGGCGTGGGGAAGACCGAACTGGCCCGCGCCCTGGCCGACCGACTGGGTGTGCCTCTGACGCGCTTCGACATGTCCGAGTATCAGGAGCCGCACACGGTGGCGCGGCTGATCGGCGCGCCTCCCGGCTACGTGGGTTTCGACCAGGGCGGCCTGCTGACCGACGCCGTGGCGAAATCGCCCCACGCGGTGCTGCTGCTCGACGAGATCGAGAAGGCCCACCCGGACGTCTACAACATCTTCCTGCAGCTCATGGATCACGGCACGCTGACCGATCACGCGGGCAAGAAGGTCGACGGGCGCGGCCTGGTGCTGATCTTCACGACCAACGCGGGCGCGGCCGACGCGAGCCGCCCGGCGCTGGGCTTCTCCCGCGAGGGCCGCGCCAGCGAGTCCGCCGAGGCCGTGAAGCGCACCTTCACGCCGGAATTCCGCAACCGCCTGGACGCCGTCATCCACTTCCGGCCCCTGTCGCGCGAGGTCATGACGGGTGTGGTCGACAAGTTCCTGCGCGAACTCGCGGCGCAACTCGCCGAGCGGAACGTGACCATGACGGTGACCGACGCGGCCCGCGCCCGCCTGGCAGAGCTGGGATACGACCCCACCATGGGAGCCCGTCCGCTGGCCCGAGTGATCGAGGAGCGCGTCAAGCGTCCTCTGGCCGACGAGCTGCTCTTCGGCCGCCTGAAAGACGGTGGCGCGGTCACGGTGGATGTCGGCGCACAGGGCTTCGACCTGCGCTGA
- a CDS encoding ABC transporter permease, producing the protein MTARLRATGRKVRVLFATQFALMAEYRAEVVIWMLSGTLSLVMMLVWMAQAAAAPGGAVRGYTPTDFATYFLSTWLVSQLLVVWVSHELDFEIRQGTLSPKLLRPLDPFWQHLLGHVSERFIRIIPMLALVGAFTWLSGAQFTGQLWAYPAALGLVVLGFGARFLWEYTIGLLAFWTDSSTSFQELVWLVYAALGGMFAPLTFYPEWVQRIAVWTPFPYMLGLPSQLLAGKATPVQAAQGALILAAWLAVFWVVRWTAWRAGLKKYGAVGA; encoded by the coding sequence ATGACCGCCCGTCTGCGGGCCACGGGACGCAAGGTGCGGGTGCTGTTTGCCACGCAGTTCGCGCTGATGGCCGAGTACCGCGCCGAGGTCGTGATCTGGATGCTGTCCGGCACGCTGTCGCTGGTCATGATGCTGGTCTGGATGGCGCAGGCGGCGGCCGCCCCCGGCGGCGCGGTGCGCGGCTACACGCCCACGGACTTCGCCACGTACTTCCTGTCCACGTGGCTGGTGTCGCAGCTGCTGGTCGTGTGGGTCTCGCACGAACTGGACTTCGAGATCCGGCAGGGCACGCTGTCGCCCAAGCTGCTGCGGCCCCTCGACCCCTTCTGGCAGCACCTGCTGGGCCACGTCTCCGAGCGGTTCATCCGCATCATCCCGATGCTGGCGCTGGTGGGCGCGTTCACGTGGCTGTCCGGCGCGCAGTTCACCGGCCAGCTGTGGGCGTATCCGGCCGCGCTGGGACTGGTCGTCCTGGGCTTCGGGGCCCGCTTCCTGTGGGAGTACACCATCGGGCTGCTGGCGTTCTGGACGGACTCCAGCACGTCCTTTCAGGAACTCGTGTGGCTGGTGTACGCCGCGCTGGGCGGCATGTTCGCGCCACTGACCTTCTATCCGGAGTGGGTGCAGAGGATCGCGGTCTGGACACCCTTCCCATACATGCTGGGTCTGCCGTCACAGCTGCTGGCGGGCAAGGCGACGCCTGTCCAGGCTGCGCAGGGGGCGCTGATCCTGGCCGCGTGGCTGGCCGTGTTCTGGGTGGTGCGCTGGACGGCGTGGCGGGCCGGCCTGAAGAAATACGGCGCGGTGGGCGCATGA
- a CDS encoding GIY-YIG nuclease family protein translates to MTTYIYSLSDPRTQEIRYIGKTDHSKRRLSQHISDTKDGPYKTNWIASLKKDALSPIMTILEEVEEGWQERERFWIAALAPHSRLVNLTAGGEGGSYTPSAETLQKRSEGLKAAYQRNPQLREAKQRQMQGNQYSKGVPSSEKQKQWNRENKPAAKSWAVETPSGEILTVFSLRQFCLEHGLSQGSLSQTLSGKRKQHKNYKLIG, encoded by the coding sequence ATGACTACATACATTTACAGCTTATCAGACCCTAGAACACAAGAAATCAGATACATAGGAAAGACCGACCATTCGAAGAGGCGACTGTCTCAACACATCTCCGACACCAAAGATGGGCCTTACAAAACCAACTGGATAGCCAGCCTCAAGAAGGATGCACTCTCCCCAATCATGACCATCCTAGAAGAGGTTGAGGAGGGGTGGCAGGAGAGGGAACGATTCTGGATAGCTGCCCTTGCGCCTCATTCCCGCCTAGTGAACCTCACAGCAGGGGGAGAGGGTGGAAGCTACACCCCTAGCGCCGAGACCCTACAGAAGCGTTCTGAGGGGCTAAAGGCTGCCTACCAGCGTAACCCCCAACTGAGAGAGGCCAAGCAGAGGCAGATGCAGGGCAACCAGTACAGCAAAGGTGTTCCTTCCTCGGAGAAGCAGAAGCAGTGGAACAGGGAGAACAAGCCCGCTGCTAAATCATGGGCTGTAGAAACCCCCTCAGGAGAAATCCTGACGGTATTCAGCCTCAGACAGTTCTGCTTAGAACATGGACTATCACAGGGGAGTTTATCTCAAACCCTCTCAGGCAAGAGGAAGCAACACAAGAATTACAAATTGATTGGATAG
- a CDS encoding DUF2726 domain-containing protein, producing the protein MALGCLAALFGVKEAPPPPTPTTERTVPDTLPIEVKRYFFSRDENAFYTALLEGTQGTTYRVFPNVRLNDLFRITEVGSKAATLGRLRDKHVDFLLVDAAQDFRPVLGIELDGRSHASERQQHRDAVKDVAFRSAGLPLLRLPSRAYLPAEIRAEVTRALPRR; encoded by the coding sequence ATGGCTCTCGGTTGTCTGGCGGCGCTGTTCGGCGTCAAGGAAGCACCCCCTCCTCCTACACCCACGACTGAGCGCACCGTGCCGGACACGCTGCCGATCGAGGTCAAACGCTACTTCTTCAGCCGGGACGAGAACGCCTTCTACACGGCCCTTCTGGAGGGGACACAGGGCACGACGTACCGCGTGTTCCCGAATGTCCGGCTGAACGACCTGTTCCGGATCACGGAAGTGGGCTCGAAGGCGGCGACCCTGGGCCGACTGCGCGACAAGCACGTCGATTTCCTGCTGGTAGACGCCGCCCAGGACTTCCGCCCTGTGCTGGGGATCGAACTCGACGGCCGCTCGCACGCCTCGGAGCGCCAGCAGCACCGGGACGCGGTCAAGGACGTGGCGTTCCGCAGCGCCGGCCTGCCACTGCTGCGCCTGCCGTCGCGGGCCTATTTGCCGGCCGAGATCCGGGCCGAGGTCACGCGGGCGCTTCCTCGGCGCTGA
- a CDS encoding LCP family protein, giving the protein MRVRVIIGVLLAAVVATVAPAAPFLARYGAVPHRPETPVTVLLAGVAPRYDESAPVWPWPAKAEDYTGTTDTIVLAQIRPGGQLNLLSIPRDSWMNIPGWGWGKINGANPHGGPDMLVGAVEDLTGVKVDGYAFLSLYALRALADAAGGVTLDVPTRMKYDDNAGRLHIDLQPGVQRLNGTQAEGFLRFRHDARGDIGRVERQQLFLAALSDQVKRPLNWWRVPLMVSALDRNTRTNLDRATVGSILGAAAGGLKLKTLTVPGSFGFRGAASVWAVDQAALDRLIATDFRDPGDPRFLTVAVVNVGAPAGSARRLKMRLEELGYRRVTATNGPGDQSGTTITGALAGRVQRDVGHGTVAPEGSVPGADITVRLGADTPAE; this is encoded by the coding sequence GTGCGAGTTCGTGTGATCATCGGCGTGCTGCTGGCGGCGGTCGTCGCCACGGTGGCTCCCGCCGCGCCGTTCCTGGCCCGGTACGGAGCGGTGCCCCACCGACCCGAGACCCCGGTCACGGTACTGCTGGCAGGCGTCGCTCCCAGGTACGACGAATCCGCCCCCGTGTGGCCATGGCCGGCGAAGGCGGAGGACTACACCGGGACGACGGACACCATCGTGCTCGCGCAGATCCGGCCCGGTGGGCAGCTCAACCTGCTCAGCATCCCGCGCGACTCGTGGATGAACATTCCCGGCTGGGGCTGGGGCAAGATCAACGGTGCGAATCCGCACGGTGGCCCCGACATGCTGGTCGGCGCGGTCGAGGATCTCACCGGGGTGAAGGTGGACGGCTACGCCTTCCTCTCGCTGTACGCCCTGCGGGCCCTGGCGGATGCCGCCGGCGGCGTGACACTGGATGTGCCCACCCGCATGAAATACGACGACAACGCGGGCAGGCTGCACATCGATCTCCAGCCGGGCGTGCAGCGCCTGAACGGCACCCAGGCCGAGGGCTTCCTGCGTTTCCGCCACGACGCCCGGGGGGATATCGGGCGGGTGGAGCGCCAGCAACTGTTCCTGGCTGCCCTGAGCGATCAGGTGAAACGCCCCCTGAACTGGTGGCGTGTGCCGCTGATGGTCAGTGCGTTGGATCGCAACACCCGGACGAACCTGGATCGTGCGACGGTCGGGTCGATCCTCGGCGCGGCGGCCGGCGGCCTGAAACTGAAGACCCTCACGGTGCCCGGCTCCTTCGGCTTCCGGGGAGCAGCCAGCGTCTGGGCGGTGGATCAGGCGGCGCTCGACCGTCTGATCGCCACAGATTTCCGCGATCCGGGCGATCCACGGTTCCTGACGGTGGCCGTGGTGAATGTGGGGGCCCCCGCCGGCAGTGCGCGGCGTCTGAAGATGCGTCTGGAGGAGCTGGGCTACCGCCGGGTGACGGCCACGAATGGGCCGGGCGACCAGTCGGGCACGACCATCACCGGGGCGCTGGCCGGGCGGGTGCAGCGGGATGTGGGCCACGGCACCGTCGCGCCGGAGGGCAGTGTGCCCGGTGCCGACATCACGGTGCGGCTGGGAGCCGACACACCGGCAGAGTGA
- a CDS encoding ABC transporter permease, producing the protein MRRYLRLVRIFTGATISAQLEYRANFVGAVLASLGEVGVALLGIGVLFGQPGTTTVGGWTFREALLVTGFFMLTEGFIAVFVQPNMSKVAEAVRTGNMDFTLLKPIDAQFNVSTRHLNVLRVPDIVIGLGLIAYACAALTVTPGGVLAAALLYVSALVIVYCIWLGLSTTAFWFVKTQSFPRMVVQPSTPSGCYYLVV; encoded by the coding sequence GTGAGGCGCTATCTGCGACTCGTCCGCATCTTCACCGGGGCGACCATCTCGGCGCAGCTGGAGTACCGGGCCAATTTCGTGGGCGCGGTGCTCGCCAGCCTGGGCGAGGTCGGGGTCGCGCTGCTGGGGATCGGGGTGCTGTTCGGGCAGCCGGGTACGACCACCGTGGGCGGCTGGACGTTCCGCGAGGCGCTGCTGGTCACGGGCTTCTTCATGCTCACCGAGGGCTTTATCGCGGTATTCGTGCAGCCGAACATGAGCAAGGTCGCGGAGGCTGTGCGCACCGGGAACATGGACTTCACGCTGCTCAAGCCCATCGACGCGCAGTTCAACGTGAGCACCCGACACCTGAACGTGCTGCGCGTGCCGGACATCGTGATCGGGCTGGGCCTGATCGCCTATGCCTGCGCGGCCCTGACGGTCACGCCGGGCGGGGTGCTGGCAGCGGCGCTGCTGTACGTGTCGGCGCTGGTGATCGTGTACTGCATCTGGCTGGGCCTGAGCACGACCGCGTTCTGGTTCGTGAAGACCCAGAGTTTCCCCAGAATGGTTGTTCAGCCTTCTACACCGTCTGGGTGCTACTATTTAGTCGTCTAG
- a CDS encoding ABC transporter ATP-binding protein encodes MTTSPPDAAVHVRDLKKRYAVHEKEPGVLGSLKSFVNRKTRQVEAVRGVSFDLQPGEVVGFLGPNGAGKTTTLKMLSGLLHPSEGTARVAGFDPRRRETAFLKQITLVMGQKQQLIWDLPALDSFLVNQAIYEIPDQQYRDTMREFTEVLDLGGILTKQVRKLSLGERMKCELAAALLHRPQVLFLDEPTIGLDVNMQEAVRDFVREYNRRYGATVMLTSHYMADVTALAQRILVIDAGTLVFDGDLAALAGQGSGGKTIRVQLRQPTPAHALAAYGQVVSTDGLSAELTVPRAEVSARAARLLADLDVADLTVEDPPIETVMAELFGANRPGTAVTGPEPEVPA; translated from the coding sequence ATGACGACTTCCCCGCCGGACGCCGCCGTCCACGTCCGTGACCTGAAAAAGCGCTACGCCGTGCACGAGAAGGAGCCGGGTGTGCTGGGCAGCCTGAAGTCCTTCGTGAACCGCAAGACCCGGCAGGTCGAGGCCGTCCGGGGCGTGTCCTTCGACCTCCAGCCCGGCGAGGTGGTGGGCTTCCTGGGGCCGAACGGTGCCGGAAAGACGACCACCCTGAAGATGCTCTCCGGGCTCCTGCACCCGTCGGAGGGGACGGCGCGGGTGGCAGGCTTCGACCCCCGGCGGCGCGAGACGGCGTTCCTGAAGCAGATCACACTGGTCATGGGCCAGAAGCAGCAGCTGATCTGGGATCTGCCTGCGCTGGACAGCTTTCTGGTGAACCAGGCGATCTACGAGATCCCGGATCAGCAGTACCGCGACACCATGCGCGAGTTCACCGAGGTGCTGGATCTGGGCGGCATCCTGACCAAACAGGTGCGCAAGCTCAGCCTGGGCGAGCGCATGAAGTGCGAGCTGGCGGCAGCCCTGCTGCACCGGCCGCAGGTGCTGTTCCTGGACGAGCCGACCATCGGTCTGGACGTGAACATGCAGGAGGCCGTGCGGGACTTCGTACGTGAGTACAACCGCCGCTACGGCGCGACCGTCATGCTGACGAGCCACTACATGGCCGACGTGACGGCGCTGGCCCAGCGGATTCTGGTGATCGACGCCGGCACCCTGGTCTTCGACGGAGACCTCGCGGCGCTGGCCGGGCAGGGCAGCGGGGGCAAGACCATCCGTGTGCAGCTGCGCCAGCCCACTCCGGCGCACGCGCTGGCCGCGTATGGACAGGTGGTCAGCACCGACGGCCTGAGCGCCGAGCTGACCGTGCCGCGGGCCGAGGTCAGCGCTCGGGCGGCCCGGCTGCTGGCCGATCTGGACGTGGCCGACCTGACGGTGGAAGACCCGCCCATCGAGACGGTCATGGCCGAACTGTTCGGCGCGAACAGACCGGGCACCGCTGTGACCGGCCCGGAGCCGGAGGTGCCCGCATGA
- the clpS gene encoding ATP-dependent Clp protease adapter ClpS — MTRRDGDARTQTLERTQTQRPRLYRVMLLNDDYTPMDFVVMVLERYFRKAEQDAQLIMLAVHHKGRGVAGVYPRDVAETKVAQVTSHARAEGYPLQVVAEPEAQE; from the coding sequence ATGACGCGCCGGGATGGTGATGCACGGACACAGACACTGGAGCGCACCCAGACGCAGCGCCCCCGGCTGTACCGGGTGATGCTGCTGAACGACGACTACACGCCCATGGACTTCGTGGTCATGGTGCTGGAGCGGTATTTCCGCAAGGCTGAACAGGACGCGCAGCTGATCATGCTGGCGGTGCACCACAAGGGCCGGGGCGTGGCGGGCGTGTACCCGCGCGACGTGGCCGAGACGAAGGTGGCGCAGGTGACCTCGCACGCGCGGGCCGAGGGCTATCCCCTGCAGGTCGTGGCAGAACCGGAGGCCCAGGAATGA
- a CDS encoding phage portal protein encodes MNLTNKELNLIASSKKVWNYYNNDFVTDYPTKAVQLPLGRTIKDTLVSDNWISKTVNRFASATVGKYSSIETEDAKLAEYIALWHEAIDFESKITSIARYQGLFGYAVVKLVFTFPRDADGGIMVSTPEEFLQGIDLAVFGSDKAIVRYDEYGKQDSVLIQVGKTLEVFYSDRIERYEITSGGLYKLISTESTPIGPLVFVVNNLETGVNSNSDIHHIVTLQEALNDALTSLRLVTHYHGFPIYTATGVTPAYDEDGKAKPMIMGAGMTLQTEDPDAKFGRVEMPQITPLKESIEELTKEIAVATNSLSLLTGQAPSGVALAYLQSDFQAAVTEKQMKISNFIKKLHHTIFKLIDYTYTTSFSKSGFKVFVAGYNPILADLNFQQAKELYSLGSITRKTLLDAADVVENTQAELDALATEGAASPDGLTALLRG; translated from the coding sequence ATGAATCTTACAAACAAAGAATTGAACTTAATTGCATCAAGTAAAAAGGTCTGGAACTATTACAACAATGATTTTGTAACCGACTATCCGACCAAGGCTGTACAGCTTCCACTCGGTAGAACCATCAAGGACACCCTTGTCTCTGACAACTGGATTAGCAAGACTGTCAACAGGTTTGCCTCAGCGACAGTAGGCAAGTATTCCAGCATTGAAACAGAGGATGCCAAGCTAGCGGAGTATATCGCCCTTTGGCATGAAGCTATAGATTTTGAATCTAAAATCACCAGCATTGCCAGATACCAAGGACTCTTCGGATATGCTGTTGTCAAGCTGGTTTTCACGTTCCCAAGAGACGCTGACGGTGGAATCATGGTCTCTACCCCTGAGGAATTCCTACAAGGGATAGACCTTGCCGTCTTTGGTTCCGACAAGGCAATTGTTAGATACGATGAATACGGTAAACAAGATTCCGTACTTATCCAAGTCGGCAAGACTCTAGAGGTCTTTTATTCCGACAGGATAGAAAGGTATGAAATTACATCAGGCGGACTCTACAAGCTAATCAGCACTGAATCTACGCCTATTGGCCCCCTTGTGTTTGTGGTCAACAACCTAGAAACAGGGGTTAACAGCAACTCCGATATTCACCACATTGTTACCTTGCAAGAGGCGCTGAATGATGCCCTCACATCTTTACGCCTAGTTACTCACTACCACGGATTCCCAATCTATACGGCTACTGGTGTAACTCCTGCCTACGATGAAGACGGCAAGGCTAAGCCTATGATTATGGGCGCAGGTATGACCCTTCAAACAGAAGACCCTGACGCTAAGTTTGGAAGAGTAGAGATGCCTCAGATAACGCCCCTCAAAGAATCTATTGAGGAACTAACCAAGGAGATAGCAGTAGCAACCAACTCCTTAAGCCTCCTGACAGGCCAAGCCCCCTCAGGTGTCGCCTTGGCCTACTTGCAGTCTGACTTTCAAGCAGCAGTCACAGAGAAGCAGATGAAGATATCTAACTTCATCAAGAAGCTACACCACACCATCTTTAAGCTGATTGACTACACTTACACCACCAGCTTTAGTAAGTCTGGATTCAAGGTGTTTGTGGCGGGATACAACCCAATCCTTGCTGACTTGAATTTCCAGCAGGCTAAGGAACTCTATAGCCTCGGTAGTATCACCAGAAAGACTCTGCTTGATGCCGCTGATGTTGTGGAAAACACGCAAGCAGAACTAGACGCCTTGGCTACGGAGGGGGCAGCTTCACCAGACGGCCTTACAGCCCTCCTGAGAGGATGA